Proteins encoded together in one Salmo salar chromosome ssa08, Ssal_v3.1, whole genome shotgun sequence window:
- the LOC106610285 gene encoding probable E3 ubiquitin-protein ligase HERC3: protein MFSWGENIGDGFGLVKSNGLVKAKTDCCLNVILTKSPIAHLSAGNKVVAFIRNNGKVSFACRMHEYKDGRRVTWKLKSVECREKILALSCGDAHVVLLSEEGRVFCLTSASNDPRPVGNLNQVIQVACGDQHSIALTQDGNVFTWGQNSSGQLGLGKGEPSTLSPQPLKSLSGIPLAQITAGGDHSFALTLSGAVFSWGKNSTGQLGLGDTIDRPAPAPVDCLNLKKTITVSCGVEHTAVLTKGGLVFTFGSGRHGQLGHNSLRNELRPRLVAELWGAKVTQIACGRNHTLAFVGSFKKIYSFGRGEQGQLGNGVKMDQSVPLPVQLPQGHIDDQQIEQTFAGGNHSFALCSSAKESAKGLNDSSVEKMTRTLDNDVIDRWILQCDSKSWEKIQKEITKTFSSASCLNGSFLDKSCDKHYQTSPMHSGLDLSLAQMAFQKLAEKDKVLAEVKNVVQRILLPSLSKDPIGVEGLRVYLIIPELLRVLLKQHRIDITEAFAAAILRLNPDKLQVLEGLWSTLSDSFFRTVVKAFHSVSAEYLQQMAVKRCDHGKSLKKTFGVLQRLFDANSKRCRRITVDTFHINKISSLFQSKLVLDLHSELTELVWDFFGEDDTYWIESEMILSKIKRYKDNIFCLLKNNPCILDTETKCIVWMYAFDQVKDCHEDFEYGGLCDETLKVDRETLLDDTFQQLRKRTCNMVALKVKFQAENGVDDGGVSLEFFRLLGRELLKMEPKTLEVYESGLAWFTTDDGGITDEFYLLGLLCGKALFSQCVLNLCFPLALFKKLLGLTATLDDLKELSPTEASCLQDVLDEDEEVVEALDLVFMDKGQELIPNGEELPVTMFNRKKYVDLYVDMKLNKSVQSQFADFEKGFHKGCPTQAWRMFLPEELMTLLQGDDNYEWDKLRENAQYQGYRPTDDIIQNFWIVFMEFSEEQKKTFLTFLTGTDRLPRGRSLSKLQMQITSLGSTEADEYYPKAQTCSVTLCLPNYSSIDILREKLLHAITHCDAFGDV from the exons ATGTTTTCGTGGGGAGAGAACATCGGTGATGGCTTCGGTTTAGTAAAGTCGAATGGTTTGGTAAAGGCGAAGACGGATTGTTGCCTAAATGTCATACTCACGAAATCTCCAATTGCACATCTGTCCGCAGGTAATAAAGTGGTCGCGTTTATCAGAAATAATGGGAAAGTGTCCTTCGCTTGCAGGATGCACGAGTATAAAGATGGGAGAAGGGTCACATGGAAACTGA AGAGTGTGGAGTGCAGGGAGAAGATTCTGGCTCTGAGTTGTGGAGATGCCCATGTTGTTTTACTGTCTGAAGAGGGCAGAGTTTTTTGTCTTACCTCTGCCTCCAATGATCCCAG ACCAGTGGGTAACTTGAATCAGGTAATTCAGGTTGCATGTGGAGACCAGCATTCCATTGCACTAACCCAAG ATGGTAATGTGTTCACGTGGGGCCAGAACTCCAGCGGACAGCTGGGTTTGGGGAAGGGAGAGCCCAGCACCTTGTCTCCCCAGCCCCTCAAGTCTCTGTCAGGTATCCCCCTGGCTCAGATCACCGCTGGGGGAGACCACAGCTTCGCCCTGACCCTCTCTGGAGCCGTGTTCAGCTGGGGCAAGAACAGCACCGGGCAGTTGGGACTGGGGGACACAATAG ACAGACCTGCTCCAGCTCCTGTTGATTGCCTGAATCTAAAGAAGACCATTACTGTTTCCTGTGGAGTGGAGCATACTGCCGTTCTGACAAAG GGAGGTTTAGTGTTCACATTTGGCTCGGGTCGACATGGACAGCTTGGACACAACTCTCTCAGAAATGAACTACGACCTCGACTGGTGGCCGAACTCTGGGGGGCAAAGGTGACCCAGATAGCCTGTGGAAG AAACCACACGTTGGCGTTCGTGGGCTCCTTCAAAAAGATCTACTCATTTGGGCGTGGAGAGCAAGGGCAGCTGGGAAATGGAGTCAAGATGGATCAGTCTGTGCCTCTGCCAGTACAGCTACCACAGG GCCACATTGATGACCAGCAAATTGAACAAACCTTTGCTGGAGGAAACCATTCTTTTGCCTTGTGCAGTTCCGCTAAG GAATCAGCAAAAGGGTTGAATGACTCCAGTGTTGAAAAAATGACTCGAACATTAGACAATGATGTCATTGACAGATGGATCTTGCAATGCGACTCAAAATCATGGGAGAAAATACAGAA GGAAATCACAAAAACGTTCTCTTCTGCATCATGTTTAAATGGGAGCTTCCTGGACAAAAG TTGTGACAAACATTACCAAACCTCACCGATGCACTCTGGCCTGGACTTGTCACTCGCCCAAATGGCTTTTCAAAAGCTTGCAGAAAAGGACAAAGTTCTGGCTGAG GTTAAAAATGTCGTCCAGCGCATACTCCTTCCCTCTCTGAGTAAGGATCCCATTGGTGTGGAGGGTCTGAGGGTGTACCTCATCATCCCCGAGCTCCTGAGAGTTCTCCTAAAACAACATCGCATAGACATTACTGAGGCCTTCGCTGCTGCCATCCTCAGACTGAACCCAGACAAGCTCCAGGTCCTTG AGGGCCTATGGTCGACACTGTCAGATTCCTTCTTCCGAACAGTGGTGAAAGCATTCCACTCAGTGTCAGCAGAGTATCTTCAGCAGATGGCGGTCAAACGATGTGATCATGGAAAATCATTAAAGAAGACTTTTGGGGTTCTGCAAAGGCTTTTTGAT GCGAACAGCAAGAGATGCAGAAGAATCACAGTTGACACTTTCCATATCAACAAAATCAGTTCTCTCTTTCAGTCTAAGCTG GTACTAGACTTACATTCAGAACTGACAGAGCTGGTCTGGGACTTCTTTGGGGAGGATGACACATATTGGATTGAAAGCGAGATGATATTGAGCAAAATAAAACgttataag GATAACATATTTTGCCTCCTGAAGAACAACCCCTGTATCCTGGACACTGAAACCAAATGTATAGTGTGGATGTATGCCTTTGATCAGGTCAAA GATTGTCATGAGGACTTCGAATACGGTGGGCTTTGTGACGAAACCCTAAAGGTGGACCGGGAAACACTTCTGGATGATACCTTTCAGCAACTGCGAAAAAGGACTTGCAACATGGTGGCTTTAAAG GTGAAGTTTCAAGCAGAGAATGGTGTGGATGACGGTGGCGTTTCACTGGAATTCTTCAGGCTCCTGGGGAGGGAACTTCTCAAAATGGAACCAAAGACACTGGAGGTTTACGAGTCTGGACTAGCATGGTTCACAACAGAT gACGGCGGTATCACTGATGAATTCTACTTACTTGGGCTACTCTGTGGGAAGGCCCTGTTTAGTCAGTGTGTTCTGAACCTCTGCTTCCCTCTGGCTCTCTTCAAGAAGCTTCTGGGTCTGACTGCAACATTGGATGACCTTAAAGAGCTGTCTCCAACTGAAGCAAG CTGCTTGCAGGATGTGTTGGATGAAGATGAGGAGGTTGTTGAAGCGCTGGATTTGGTTTTCATG GACAAAGGGCAAGAACTGATACCAAATGGAGAGGAGCTCCCAGTTACCATGTTCAACAG GAAGAAATATGTTGACTTGTACGTTGACATGAAGCTCAACAAGTCGGTGCAGAGCCAGTTTGCAGACTTTGAGAAAGGCTTCCACAAAGGTTGCCCTACACAGGCATGGAGGATGTTTCTACCTGAGGAGCTGATGACACTTCTACAAGGAGATGACAACTACGAGTGGGACAAGTTGAGAGAG AATGCCCAGTATCAAGGATATAGGCCCACAGATGACATCATCCAGAACTTCTGGATAGTTTTCATGGAGTTCTCTGAGGAGCAAAAGAAGACGTTCTTAA CTTTTCTGACTGGAACGGACAGACTGCCCAGAGGTCGAAGTCTCTCCAAACTGCAGATGCAAATCACGTCTTTGGGCAGTACTGAGGCTGATGAATATTATCCGAAAGCACAAACCTGCTCTGTGACGTTATGCCTCCCTAACTACAGCAGTATCGACATTCTGCGGGAGAAACTTCTCCATGCGATCACCCACTGTGATGCGTTTGGAGATGTTTGA